The Aphelocoma coerulescens isolate FSJ_1873_10779 chromosome 2, UR_Acoe_1.0, whole genome shotgun sequence genome contains a region encoding:
- the PDCD6 gene encoding programmed cell death protein 6 isoform X1 — protein MAAGYAHRPNGGGGGGLPDPSFLWNVFQRVDKDRSGIISDNELQQALSNGTWTPFNPATVRSILGMFDRENKGGVNFNEFTGVWKYITDWQNVFRTYDRDNSGMIDKNELKQALTGFGYRLSDQFYDILIRKFDRQGRGQVAFDDFIQCCVVLQRLTDVFRRYDTDQDGWIQVSYEQYLSMVFSIV, from the exons ATGGCGGCGGGGTACGCGCACCGGCCcaacggcggcggcggcggcggcctgCCCGACCCCTCCTTCCTGTGGAACGTGTTCCAGAG agttgATAAAGACAGGAGTGGAATAATATCTGATAATGAACTCCAGCAAGCATTATCCAATG GCACGTGGACTCCATTTAATCCAGCAACAGTCAGGTCAATTCTTG GCATGTTTGACAGAGAAAACAAAGGGGGTGTGAACTTCAATGAATTCACAGGAGTCTGGAAGTACATCACAGACTGGCAGAACGTCTTTCGAACGTATGACAGAGACAATTCTGGAATGATTGACAAAAATGAGCTAAAGCAAGCACTAACAGGTTTTG GTTACCGACTGTCTGATCAATTCTACGATATCCTTATTCGGAAATTTGACAGACAAGGAAGAGGACAAGTTGCTTTTGATGATTTTATTCAATGCTGTGTTGTTCTACAG aGGCTGACTGATGTGTTCCGACGATATGATACTGATCAGGATGGCTGGATTCAGGTGTCCTATGAGCAGTATCTTTCCATGGTCTTCAGCATCGTATGA
- the PDCD6 gene encoding programmed cell death protein 6 isoform X2 — protein MAAGYAHRPNGGGGGGLPDPSFLWNVFQRVDKDRSGIISDNELQQALSNGTWTPFNPATVRSILGMFDRENKGGVNFNEFTGVWKYITDWQNVFRTYDRDNSGMIDKNELKQALTGYRLSDQFYDILIRKFDRQGRGQVAFDDFIQCCVVLQRLTDVFRRYDTDQDGWIQVSYEQYLSMVFSIV, from the exons ATGGCGGCGGGGTACGCGCACCGGCCcaacggcggcggcggcggcggcctgCCCGACCCCTCCTTCCTGTGGAACGTGTTCCAGAG agttgATAAAGACAGGAGTGGAATAATATCTGATAATGAACTCCAGCAAGCATTATCCAATG GCACGTGGACTCCATTTAATCCAGCAACAGTCAGGTCAATTCTTG GCATGTTTGACAGAGAAAACAAAGGGGGTGTGAACTTCAATGAATTCACAGGAGTCTGGAAGTACATCACAGACTGGCAGAACGTCTTTCGAACGTATGACAGAGACAATTCTGGAATGATTGACAAAAATGAGCTAAAGCAAGCACTAACAG GTTACCGACTGTCTGATCAATTCTACGATATCCTTATTCGGAAATTTGACAGACAAGGAAGAGGACAAGTTGCTTTTGATGATTTTATTCAATGCTGTGTTGTTCTACAG aGGCTGACTGATGTGTTCCGACGATATGATACTGATCAGGATGGCTGGATTCAGGTGTCCTATGAGCAGTATCTTTCCATGGTCTTCAGCATCGTATGA
- the EXOC3 gene encoding exocyst complex component 3, with protein sequence MEETDREAVATAVQRVAGMLQRPDQLDKVEQYRRREARKKASVEARLKAAIQSQLDGVRTGLSQLHNALNDVKDIQQSLVDVNKDWRQSINTIENLKDVKDAVVQHSQLAAAVENLKNIFSVPEIVRETHDLIERGELLQAHRKLMDLECSRDNLMYEQYRMDSKNTHDMNLIHTYFGDMQKLSEELAKQLWMVVQRSLVTVRRDPTLLVSVVRIIEREEKIDRRMLDRKKQTGFIPPGRPKKWKEKMFNILERTVSTRIEGTQADTRESDKMWLVRHLEIIRKYVLDDLLVAKTLLDQCFPPHYDIFNRLLNMYHQALATRMQELAAEDLEANEIVSLLTWVLNTYTSAEMMGNSELSPEVDVNSLDALISQNVVDQLLSKYMSTLTSNIIGWLRKALETDKKDWIKETEPEADQDGYYQTTLPAIVFQMFEQNLQVAAQINEDLKTKVLVLCLQQMNSFLTRYKDEAQLYKEDHLKNRQYPQCYVQYMIAVINNCQTFKESIISLKRKYLKSDMEDTLSISHANMDATLDIIAKEGCSSLLDEVFMDLEPHLNELMTKKWLMGSNAVGTICVTVEDYFNDFAKIKKPYKKTMTLEAHRRVVVEYIRAIMLKRISFKNAEERKEGAERMIKEAEQFRFLFKKLAAGSGEDTEGLCDIIEAIAEVIKLTDPSLLYLEVSTLVSKYPDIRDDHIAALLTVRGDASRDMKQTIIETLDQGPSQPNPNYVPIFKEITVPTLTVPKLLK encoded by the exons ATGGAGGAAACGGATAGGGAAGCAGTTGCAACAGCTGTTCAGAGAGTAGCAGGAATGCTTCAGCGTCCTGATCAGCTGGATAAAGTGGAGCAGTATCGCAGAAGGGAAGCTCGTAAGAAGGCTTCAGTAGAAGCTCGACTCAAG GCAGCAATACAGTCACAGTTAGATGGAGTACGAACAGGTTTAAGCCAACTGCACAATGCACTAAATGATGTGAAGGACATTCAGCAGTCTTTGGTAGATGTCAATAAGGACTGGAGACAGAGCATCAACACTATAGAAAACCTCAAGGATGTTAAGGATGCTGTAGTGCAACACAGCCAACTGGCAGCTGCTGTAGAAAATCTCAAGAATATATTTTCAG ttccaGAGATAGTCAGGGAGACCCACGATCTCATTGAGCGAGGGGAACTTCTGCAGGCTCACCGGAAGCTGATGGATTTGGAGTGTTCTCGTGATAACCTGATGTATGAGCAGTATCGCATGGACAGCAAAAACACACATGACATGAACCTCATCCATACATACTTTGGGGATATGCAGAAACTGTCTGAGGAATTGGCAAAGCAGCTTTGGATGGTGGTTCAAAGATCCCTTGTTACAGTCCGTCGAGATCCAACTTTGCTTGTCTCTGTTGTGAGGATAAttgagagggaggagaaaatTGACAGGCGCATGTTAGACAGGAAGAAACAGACTGGGTTCATACCTCCTGGCAGACCAAagaagtggaaagaaaaaatgttcaATATTTTGGAAAGAACTGTGAGCACACGGATTGAAGGCACTCAGGCAGACACCAGAGAATCTGACAAAATGTGGCTTGTGCGACATCTAGAAATCATCCGCAAATACGTCCTTGATGACCTGCTCGTGGCCAAGACCCTGCTGGATCAATGCTTTCCTCCACATTATGACATTTTCAACAGGTTGTTAAACATGTACCATCAAGCTTTGGCCACCCGAATGCAAGAACTTGCTGCAGAGGATCTGGAGGCAAATGAGATTGTTAGCCTTCTAACTTGGGTTTTGAATACCTACACTAG tgcaGAGATGATGGGAAATTCAGAACTGTCTCCTGAAGTGGATGTAAATTCTCTGGATGCTCTGATTTCACAAAATGTGGTAGACCAGCTTCTCAGCAAGTATATGTCAACACTCACT TCTAACATCATTGGCTGGCTACGAAAAGCACTGGAGACAGATAAAAAAGACTGgataaaagaaactgaaccagaAGCAGATCAAGATGGATACTACCAGACTACACTCCCAGCTATTGTTTTTCAG ATGTTTGAGCAGAATCTTCAGGTGGCTGCTCAGATAAATGAAGATTTGAAAACAAAGGTACTCGTTCTATGTCTTCAGCAAATGAATTCCTTTCTAACCAG GTACAAAGATGAAGCACAATTGTATAAAGAAGATCATCTTAAAAATCGTCAATATCCTCAATGCTATGTTCAGTACATGATTGCAGTCATCAACAACTGTCAAACCTTTAA aGAATCTATCATCAGTCTGAAAAGAAAATACCTGAAAAGTGACATGGAAGACACATTGTCAATCAGTCACGCAAACATGGATGCAACTTTAGACATCATTGCTAAAGAAGGATGCTCTAGCCTGCTAGATGAAGTCTTCATGGATTTAGAG CCACACCTGAACGAGCTGATGACGAAGAAGTGGTTGATGGGGTCTAATGCAGTGGGGACCATCTGTGTCACTGTGGAGGATTATTTCAATGACtttgcaaaaattaaaaaaccttACAAAAAG ACAATGACTCTTGAGGCCCATCGGCGAGTAGTTGTGGAATACATCAGAGCAATCATGTTAAAACGTATATCTTTCAAGAatgcagaagagagaaaagagggtgCAGAAAGAATGATCAAAGAAGCAGAACAGTTCAGATTTTTGTTTAAGAAGCTTGCAGCT GGCTCTGGAGAGGACACTGAAGGACTCTGTGACATCATTGAAGCCATTGCAGAGGTTATCAAGCTGACTGATCCTTCACTGCTCTATCTGGAAGTTTCAACTTTAGTCAGTAAATACCCAGATATCAG GGATGACCACATTGCAGCTTTGCTGACAGTGAGAGGCGATGCCAGCAGAGATATGAAGCAGACTATCATTGAAACTTTGGATCAAGGTCCAAGCCAACCAAATCCAAACTATGTgccaatttttaaagaaattacagTTCCTACCCTCACTGTGCCAAAACTTCTTAAGTAA